A genome region from Acidobacteriota bacterium includes the following:
- a CDS encoding beta-eliminating lyase-related protein, translating into MALIDLRSDTLTLPTPEMLQSMVTAKLGDDSRDGDPTVRELEAESARLMGKDAAVFTISGTMSNTLALRTHAEPGAAAIVEESAHVYGMEWSGAAAVCGLLVMPVGGQYGAPDPDRVRWAGRKAATMYPGRGVLCLENTHNAAGGTVMTAAQISELASIGHECGLSVHLDGARIFNAAVALGVEAREIGRAVDSVSFCLSKGLSAPVGSVLAGSSAFIERAGKVRRSFGAAMRQAGVIAAPGLVALRTMIGRLVEDHDNARVFAEAVATIPGLDVDLKAVQSNIVNVDVKALGIDAATFAMHLREQDVRGLPGMGSVVRFVTYRGITRPDIERAIEAVRLTVAARPWAAAAE; encoded by the coding sequence ATGGCACTGATCGATCTGCGCAGCGACACGCTCACTCTGCCGACGCCAGAAATGCTCCAGAGCATGGTGACGGCGAAACTGGGGGATGATTCGCGCGACGGCGACCCGACCGTTCGTGAACTCGAGGCCGAATCGGCCAGGTTGATGGGCAAGGATGCGGCCGTCTTCACGATCAGCGGCACCATGTCGAACACGCTCGCGTTGCGCACCCATGCCGAACCCGGGGCGGCTGCGATTGTCGAGGAGAGCGCCCACGTGTACGGCATGGAGTGGAGCGGAGCGGCGGCGGTGTGCGGGCTGCTGGTGATGCCGGTCGGCGGGCAATACGGAGCGCCCGACCCGGATCGCGTGCGGTGGGCAGGAAGGAAGGCCGCGACGATGTATCCGGGGCGCGGCGTGCTGTGCCTGGAGAACACGCACAATGCCGCCGGCGGCACCGTGATGACTGCGGCGCAGATCAGCGAACTGGCTTCCATCGGTCACGAGTGCGGACTGTCGGTGCATCTTGACGGCGCGCGCATCTTCAACGCGGCGGTCGCGCTTGGCGTCGAGGCGCGGGAGATCGGGCGGGCGGTCGACTCGGTCAGCTTCTGCCTGTCGAAGGGCCTCTCGGCGCCGGTGGGGTCGGTGCTGGCCGGGTCCAGCGCCTTTATCGAACGTGCCGGCAAGGTGCGGCGATCGTTCGGCGCCGCGATGCGCCAGGCCGGCGTGATTGCCGCGCCGGGACTCGTCGCGTTACGGACCATGATCGGCCGGCTCGTCGAGGACCACGACAACGCCCGCGTGTTCGCCGAGGCCGTGGCGACTATTCCGGGCTTGGACGTCGATCTGAAGGCCGTTCAGAGCAACATCGTCAACGTCGATGTCAAGGCGCTCGGTATCGATGCCGCGACGTTCGCGATGCACTTGCGCGAGCAGGACGTGCGCGGTCTGCCCGGAATGGGGTCGGTCGTGCGCTTCGTCACGTATCGCGGCATTACGCGTCCGGATATCGAGCGCGCGATCGAGGCGGTGCGGTTGACTGTCGCCGCGCGGCCATGGGCCGCGGCGGCGGAGTAG
- a CDS encoding nucleoside 2-deoxyribosyltransferase, with translation MRIYLACTVRGDRGAVAAARHINDKLVHLGHEVLTSHLLRDDVDELESHVTAAHVFARDVEWLESADVLVAEASGSSFGVGFEVGYILGRAAQSGQRAYVLYHANRQGAISRMISGLSHQHANSLAYNTLADIDAFLDAHLAPTRK, from the coding sequence ATGCGTATCTACCTGGCGTGTACCGTTCGAGGAGATCGCGGAGCCGTGGCAGCGGCGCGGCACATCAACGACAAGCTGGTGCATCTCGGGCACGAGGTCCTGACGTCGCACCTGCTCAGGGATGACGTCGACGAGTTAGAGAGCCACGTCACCGCGGCGCACGTGTTCGCGCGGGACGTCGAGTGGCTCGAGAGCGCCGACGTCCTGGTGGCGGAGGCGTCTGGCTCGAGCTTCGGCGTGGGATTCGAAGTTGGTTACATCCTCGGCCGCGCCGCGCAATCGGGGCAGCGCGCCTACGTGCTCTATCACGCCAACCGGCAGGGCGCGATCTCGCGCATGATCAGCGGACTGTCCCACCAGCACGCGAACTCGCTCGCTTACAACACGCTCGCTGACATTGACGCGTTCCTCGACGCGCACCTCGCGCCGACGCGGAAGTAG
- a CDS encoding thrombospondin type 3 repeat-containing protein: MRITGTLAPLTVAALCITILTLGASQAPAPVAAAAAAAGNTRTTSQSSEPRSGPGCMPAGDAVTDPAVLPPVSKTPPMSMASPLGVGFERLPDYVPPHNSRVRMRVRVSEAGVVTSACAVDPIDDRLAERIVKAMADFWRYAPATLRGRPVPTVQDAQVDLTVAMPLEDVLAARRPAGAFAAERAIYESTDVAWLERLAASEQAAVEESRKSRGRMPKALRTTALARLGEIGSPASLAAYDRITGAASAIYPARDQFLATVWPHPAWHFGDASFVPLAGTSAPDGISYVVASADLYGRLDLFLLSSKTPKDRSSWTRPRLMPIDFFRGARNGTLQWHDGVLELAYDQQEAPTPGVMEFRPEGDMLAPLTGHQTRRINVAEVWQDSDGDGLTDIEELRLGLDPKNNDSDGDGIPDGQDVCPNYAPPAGSESSESQQILQAAFFATFGLTGSRAMLMPDQASERVQFVGYAGPVIYGRPGPGSRPGGPFAGFGGVFVSWDIVNRTTGEATVLASDYEGPLAAGGQNVYLRKLRGRWYVVAQTTTWVS; the protein is encoded by the coding sequence ATGCGAATCACCGGCACCCTTGCACCGCTCACCGTGGCCGCTTTGTGCATAACGATTCTTACGCTTGGTGCCTCTCAGGCACCGGCGCCTGTCGCGGCCGCGGCCGCGGCGGCAGGCAACACACGGACGACTTCCCAAAGCAGCGAGCCGCGCAGCGGGCCCGGCTGCATGCCGGCGGGGGATGCCGTCACCGATCCGGCTGTTCTTCCCCCGGTCTCGAAGACCCCGCCGATGTCGATGGCGAGCCCTCTTGGCGTCGGCTTCGAGCGGCTGCCCGACTACGTTCCGCCGCACAACTCGCGAGTGCGTATGCGCGTCAGGGTCAGCGAAGCGGGTGTGGTCACCTCGGCGTGTGCGGTTGACCCGATCGACGACCGTCTCGCAGAGCGGATCGTGAAAGCGATGGCCGACTTCTGGCGTTACGCCCCGGCGACGCTTCGCGGTCGCCCGGTCCCTACCGTGCAGGACGCTCAGGTCGATCTCACCGTCGCGATGCCTCTCGAGGACGTGCTGGCGGCGCGCCGCCCCGCCGGCGCGTTCGCTGCGGAGCGCGCGATCTACGAGTCGACCGACGTCGCCTGGCTCGAACGCCTCGCGGCGTCGGAGCAGGCCGCGGTCGAAGAAAGCCGCAAGAGCCGCGGGCGGATGCCAAAGGCGTTGCGCACGACCGCGCTGGCGCGTCTCGGCGAGATCGGAAGTCCGGCCAGTCTGGCCGCCTATGACCGGATCACAGGAGCCGCAAGCGCCATCTACCCTGCGCGAGACCAGTTCCTGGCGACCGTCTGGCCGCATCCAGCCTGGCACTTCGGCGACGCGTCGTTCGTCCCGCTTGCCGGAACCTCCGCGCCCGACGGCATCTCTTACGTCGTCGCCTCGGCCGACTTGTATGGGCGGCTCGATCTGTTTCTCCTGTCCTCCAAGACGCCCAAGGATCGTTCATCGTGGACGCGGCCCCGCCTGATGCCGATCGATTTCTTTCGCGGTGCCCGCAACGGCACGCTCCAGTGGCACGACGGCGTGCTCGAGCTGGCCTACGATCAGCAGGAAGCGCCAACGCCCGGCGTGATGGAGTTTCGACCCGAGGGCGATATGCTCGCGCCGCTGACCGGTCATCAGACACGCCGCATCAATGTGGCTGAAGTCTGGCAGGACTCGGACGGCGACGGACTGACCGACATCGAAGAACTGCGACTCGGCCTCGATCCGAAGAACAATGACTCGGACGGCGACGGTATCCCAGACGGCCAGGATGTGTGCCCGAACTATGCGCCACCTGCGGGAAGCGAGTCCAGTGAGTCACAGCAGATTCTCCAAGCTGCCTTCTTCGCGACGTTCGGGCTGACCGGATCGCGCGCGATGCTGATGCCCGATCAGGCGTCGGAACGAGTGCAGTTTGTCGGCTACGCGGGTCCCGTGATCTATGGGCGACCCGGGCCCGGCAGTCGGCCCGGCGGGCCGTTTGCAGGCTTCGGCGGCGTGTTCGTCAGCTGGGATATCGTCAATCGCACGACTGGCGAGGCGACGGTGCTTGCCAGCGATTACGAGGGGCCGCTGGCCGCCGGCGGCCAGAATGTCTATCTCAGAAAGCTGCGCGGGCGGTGGTACGTGGTGGCGCAGACAACCACCTGGGTCAGCTAG
- a CDS encoding substrate-binding domain-containing protein: MNRHLLVLAVVGFVLAVKSVPVAIGTALQGGATNAVLRLATTTSTADSGLLSALLPDFERQCGCRVDVVAVGTGQALELGRRGDVDVLLVHAREAEDAFVAEGHATRRDDVMYNDFVIVGPGADPAGIGKTKLAVDAFKAIAGAKAPFASRGDKSGTQIKELALWKSAGLAPTREVAWYLSVGQGMGETLTFADERQAYTLSDRATWLAMRSKLTGLRLLFGGETLKANPDRDLHNDYGVIAISPAKHPSVQAALAGRFVEWVLSKPTQARIGAFGVDRVGQPLFYPNSEELKAATLLRVQVGPLSRTFTIDQLKALPKVTLPNHEITGVRRGKIGPTSWAGASLVDVLRSVDPTVADTKHGAEHIVLTSSDGYTVTLRWTELFGLVSKGERVYLAKGCNECHGANGEGTAPAGKRPAPALARRAFDAKMAAAAIRDPARHAGIGVFTTANLTDQDVAAMLGWLKNPATPLRQAGTDASPASRVVVLAYQRDGRPMTGRDGLIQLVVASDEFASRYSHWVTSITVRYR, encoded by the coding sequence ATGAATCGTCATCTTCTCGTGTTAGCGGTGGTGGGATTCGTACTCGCCGTGAAGTCGGTGCCGGTGGCCATCGGGACCGCTTTGCAGGGCGGCGCAACGAACGCCGTTCTGCGGCTGGCGACTACAACGAGCACGGCGGACAGCGGCCTGCTGAGCGCGCTGCTGCCTGATTTCGAGCGCCAGTGCGGTTGTCGCGTCGACGTCGTGGCCGTCGGAACGGGTCAAGCGCTGGAACTCGGCCGGCGCGGTGACGTGGATGTCCTGCTGGTACACGCGCGTGAGGCCGAGGATGCGTTTGTCGCCGAAGGCCACGCCACGCGTCGCGACGATGTGATGTACAACGACTTCGTCATCGTCGGCCCAGGGGCGGATCCGGCCGGGATCGGCAAGACGAAGCTGGCCGTCGACGCATTCAAGGCGATTGCCGGGGCGAAGGCGCCGTTTGCGAGCCGCGGAGACAAGTCGGGGACACAGATCAAGGAACTCGCGCTCTGGAAGTCAGCCGGTCTCGCACCCACCAGGGAGGTGGCCTGGTACCTATCGGTCGGCCAGGGCATGGGCGAAACCTTGACGTTCGCCGACGAGCGTCAGGCGTACACGCTGAGCGATCGCGCCACGTGGCTCGCCATGCGCAGCAAACTGACCGGGCTTCGGTTGTTGTTTGGCGGTGAGACGCTCAAGGCCAACCCCGACCGCGATCTGCACAACGACTACGGCGTGATCGCCATTAGTCCTGCGAAACACCCGTCGGTTCAGGCGGCGCTCGCCGGGCGCTTCGTCGAGTGGGTTCTCTCGAAGCCGACCCAGGCCCGCATCGGCGCATTTGGCGTCGACCGTGTGGGCCAGCCGCTGTTCTATCCGAATTCTGAAGAACTGAAGGCCGCGACCTTGCTGCGAGTCCAGGTGGGACCGCTGTCGCGCACCTTCACGATTGACCAACTCAAGGCGCTGCCGAAGGTGACGCTGCCGAACCACGAGATCACCGGTGTCCGACGCGGCAAGATCGGGCCGACCTCCTGGGCCGGCGCCTCGCTGGTTGACGTCCTCCGCTCAGTCGATCCCACCGTTGCGGACACGAAGCACGGCGCTGAGCACATCGTGCTGACGAGCAGCGACGGCTACACCGTGACGTTGAGGTGGACGGAGCTGTTTGGTCTGGTCTCGAAAGGCGAGCGGGTCTATCTCGCGAAAGGCTGCAACGAGTGCCATGGCGCGAATGGGGAGGGCACGGCCCCGGCCGGCAAGCGGCCAGCACCGGCATTGGCCCGGCGCGCCTTCGATGCGAAGATGGCGGCAGCCGCGATCCGCGATCCGGCTCGGCATGCGGGAATCGGCGTCTTTACGACGGCGAATCTCACAGACCAGGACGTGGCGGCGATGCTCGGGTGGTTGAAGAATCCGGCGACCCCGCTGCGGCAGGCTGGGACCGACGCCAGCCCCGCGTCTCGCGTCGTCGTGCTGGCCTACCAACGCGACGGCCGGCCGATGACCGGGCGCGACGGCCTCATTCAACTGGTCGTCGCCAGCGACGAGTTCGCATCGCGTTACTCGCACTGGGTGACATCAATCACGGTGCGCTATCGATAG
- a CDS encoding ATP-binding cassette domain-containing protein, translating to MSGAALAYRITGLRHCYGDRIVLDVPALDIARGETLAVIGPSGAGKSTLLRLLQFLEPPTVGRIEYAGAPVAYPMPIEISRTVTTVFQRSLMLDRSVRANVAFGRRLRGRRELADVDALLGRLALKHLVSAPARSLSGGEMQRVALARAMATCADVLLLDEPAANLDPRNVAIVETMIKELQGLGTTLVLVTHNTHEARRLASRTLVLLDGRMIEVGQTATVFDSPSDPRTSSFLSGGLVY from the coding sequence ATGAGTGGTGCCGCACTCGCCTACCGCATCACCGGGTTGCGCCACTGCTACGGCGACCGCATTGTGCTCGATGTGCCGGCGCTCGACATCGCGCGCGGCGAGACGCTGGCCGTCATTGGCCCGAGCGGCGCGGGCAAGTCCACGCTGCTGCGCCTGCTGCAGTTTCTCGAACCCCCGACGGTGGGCCGGATTGAGTATGCCGGAGCGCCAGTTGCTTATCCGATGCCGATCGAGATCAGCCGGACCGTCACCACGGTGTTCCAGCGGTCGCTCATGCTGGACCGATCAGTCCGCGCCAATGTCGCCTTCGGGCGCCGTCTCCGCGGCCGCCGGGAACTCGCCGATGTCGACGCCCTGCTGGGGCGCTTGGCGCTGAAGCACTTGGTCAGCGCGCCGGCGAGGTCGCTCTCGGGCGGCGAGATGCAACGCGTGGCGCTCGCCCGCGCCATGGCGACCTGCGCCGACGTCCTGCTGCTCGACGAACCGGCGGCGAACCTCGACCCCCGAAACGTCGCGATCGTCGAAACGATGATCAAGGAACTGCAGGGGCTGGGCACGACACTGGTGCTCGTCACGCACAACACGCACGAAGCCCGTCGCCTGGCGTCGCGCACACTGGTCCTGCTGGACGGACGCATGATCGAGGTGGGCCAGACCGCCACGGTGTTCGATTCGCCGTCCGACCCGCGAACGAGCAGCTTCCTCAGCGGCGGCCTCGTGTACTGA
- a CDS encoding ACT domain-containing protein codes for MRHHDSSLVAMPCREFRDVFLAVDSGAMDLGVVPVENSIEGPVGEVNDLLAETDLRLIAEVQVPIHHCLLALPGTEHSEIKSVYSHPQALGQCRSFVARHGLEPRPFYDTAGAARWLAAERPRAAAVVAGALAADLYGLEVVKEGIEDHAANTTRFLVLSRTGGRSGRKCSLVFTAAHRSGSLLDVLRVFADEGLNLTRIESRPLRRDPGALAFLLDFLGADDVAHVARTFARLPDHTLKFNVLGFYEPAEVPIPARWPGPAMPVCPSAPAAMIVDDVATYCHRDHLPAGSSSRRRSR; via the coding sequence GTGCGGCACCACGACTCGAGCCTCGTGGCGATGCCCTGTCGGGAGTTCCGCGACGTCTTCCTGGCCGTGGACAGCGGGGCCATGGACCTGGGAGTTGTGCCGGTCGAGAATTCGATCGAGGGCCCCGTCGGCGAAGTGAACGACCTGCTGGCGGAGACGGATCTTCGGCTGATCGCGGAGGTCCAGGTGCCGATTCACCACTGCCTCCTCGCGCTGCCCGGCACCGAACACAGCGAGATCAAGTCCGTCTACTCCCACCCGCAGGCGCTGGGACAATGCCGATCCTTCGTCGCCCGGCACGGTCTCGAACCCCGTCCCTTCTACGACACAGCCGGCGCGGCGCGATGGCTTGCAGCCGAGCGGCCGCGGGCGGCGGCAGTCGTGGCCGGCGCCCTGGCTGCCGATCTCTACGGCCTCGAAGTGGTCAAGGAAGGCATCGAGGATCACGCCGCCAATACGACGCGATTCCTTGTCCTCTCACGAACCGGAGGTCGGAGCGGACGCAAGTGCTCTCTGGTCTTCACGGCGGCGCATCGATCCGGATCGTTGCTCGACGTACTCCGCGTCTTTGCCGACGAAGGACTGAACTTGACCCGCATCGAGTCGCGGCCGTTGCGCCGCGATCCCGGCGCGTTAGCGTTCCTGCTGGATTTTCTGGGCGCCGACGACGTGGCGCACGTGGCGCGGACCTTCGCCCGACTGCCGGACCACACATTGAAGTTCAATGTACTGGGATTCTATGAACCGGCGGAAGTACCGATCCCCGCCCGATGGCCAGGGCCGGCCATGCCTGTCTGCCCGAGTGCCCCAGCGGCGATGATCGTTGATGATGTCGCGACGTATTGCCACCGGGATCATCTGCCCGCCGGATCCTCATCTCGGCGTCGCTCACGCTGA
- a CDS encoding Lrp/AsnC ligand binding domain-containing protein, producing the protein MKHAIDDLDRSILRTLVKDARRPFLEIARALGVSGGAIHQRVGGLREAGVIKGSRAVLDYAGLGFGVSAFVGITLTKAGLSAQTQERLKAIPEIVEVHYTTGTYSLLAKVVIRGIPELYAFLSERLQRIKEIQSTETFVILQTSVERDPVI; encoded by the coding sequence GTGAAACACGCCATCGATGATCTGGACCGTTCCATCCTGCGCACCCTGGTCAAGGATGCCCGCAGACCATTCCTCGAGATCGCGCGCGCATTGGGCGTCTCTGGCGGCGCCATTCACCAGCGTGTCGGCGGACTTCGGGAGGCTGGCGTCATCAAGGGTTCGAGAGCGGTGTTGGATTATGCGGGGTTGGGATTCGGCGTTTCGGCCTTCGTTGGCATCACGCTGACCAAAGCGGGCCTGAGCGCGCAGACCCAGGAACGGCTCAAGGCGATTCCAGAAATCGTCGAGGTGCACTACACGACGGGCACCTACAGTCTCCTGGCCAAGGTCGTGATCCGGGGAATCCCTGAACTCTATGCGTTTCTCTCGGAGCGTCTGCAGCGCATCAAAGAGATCCAGTCCACGGAGACCTTCGTCATCCTGCAGACCTCGGTCGAGCGGGATCCGGTGATCTGA
- a CDS encoding ABC transporter permease, whose protein sequence is MALTFRVTGIALLLAAVIGVPVGAALGLARFPGRRLVTLVLYTGMGLPPVVVGLFVYMVVSRSGPFGDLGWLFTPAAMIAAQTIIAFPLVAALTMSAVDGVDRDLRLQVRALGATRWQLAWTVLREARIGVTAAIVAAFGGIISEVGAVMLVGGNIEGQTRVLTTAIVLYARQGDFALAMALGIILIALALVANVVLLQLQGRSR, encoded by the coding sequence GTGGCCCTCACCTTCCGCGTGACCGGCATCGCACTGCTGCTGGCGGCCGTCATCGGCGTGCCCGTGGGCGCCGCCCTGGGTCTCGCGCGCTTTCCGGGCCGCCGCCTCGTGACGCTCGTGCTCTACACCGGCATGGGCCTGCCGCCGGTCGTCGTCGGGCTGTTCGTCTACATGGTGGTCTCAAGAAGCGGCCCGTTTGGCGATCTCGGATGGCTGTTTACGCCCGCCGCCATGATCGCAGCGCAAACCATCATCGCGTTTCCGCTGGTCGCGGCGCTCACGATGAGCGCGGTGGACGGCGTCGATCGGGATCTGCGCCTGCAGGTCCGGGCGCTCGGCGCGACCCGCTGGCAACTGGCGTGGACTGTTCTTCGGGAGGCTCGCATCGGCGTCACGGCGGCGATTGTCGCCGCGTTCGGCGGCATCATTTCCGAAGTGGGTGCCGTGATGCTGGTCGGCGGAAACATCGAGGGCCAGACGCGAGTGCTGACGACGGCGATTGTGCTCTATGCGCGCCAGGGTGATTTCGCCCTTGCTATGGCACTCGGCATCATCCTTATCGCGCTTGCACTCGTGGCCAACGTCGTCCTGCTCCAACTCCAGGGACGGTCGCGATGA
- a CDS encoding chorismate mutase, translating to MATTNDEDSVDLGPTTRTPAAVPGDGPAHAADTPAEQEAGLVDLATLRALIDDADLKLLRLLDERMQLAVRAGRLKDVVGDPVREDAVLSPGSAPGATACSTHHS from the coding sequence GTGGCCACGACAAACGACGAAGACTCGGTGGACCTAGGCCCGACCACACGGACACCGGCGGCTGTGCCCGGCGACGGTCCGGCACACGCCGCAGACACACCAGCTGAACAGGAGGCCGGCCTCGTGGATCTCGCGACGCTCCGTGCACTCATCGACGATGCGGATCTGAAGCTGCTGCGACTGCTCGACGAGCGCATGCAGTTGGCCGTGCGGGCCGGCCGCCTGAAGGACGTGGTGGGCGATCCCGTGCGTGAAGACGCCGTCCTCTCGCCCGGATCGGCGCCCGGCGCTACGGCCTGCTCGACCCATCATTCCTGA